In Geotalea uraniireducens, the genomic window TGTACAACGGCATTCTCGGTGACCGCCGCCCACAGGGTGGCAATGTGCTGACATCCGCAGTTTTGGCATATCTGAATGAGTCTTTTTCCCATGATGGCCCCAGAGTGATTTATGGCGAGACGACCCGCCTGGGAGAGGCCCGACTACGAGAAGCCAACATTGTATTCAAACAAATCCCTTATGACATAAAGGCCCGCTGAGTATGTTCAAACTTAAAGATTATCAGGAACAATCGCTGACAGCCCTCGACAATTATTTCCGGCAATTGCGCATCAACGGGCTGAATCCAGCATGGCAGCAGTGCGCACCGCTGCAGGAGAAGCAGGGGCAAACCTGGCAGGTACCGTACAATTCCGAGGCGCTTGGTGATATTCCGGCAGTCTGCGTGCGGATACCAACCGGTGGGGGGAAAACCTTTCTGGCGGCCCATGCGGTGGCCCATACCGGCAAGACGCTGCTCGACACCGATGCTCCTGTGGCACTGTGGTTGGTCCCTTCCGACGCCATTCGCTCCCAGACCCTGGCGGCCCTGTCAGCCCCGCGTCATCCTTGCCGCACGGCGCTGGCGGAATACTTTGGCGAGCGGATTCGGGTCTGTGCCCTGGACGATCTGACAACTGTCGGCCCGCAGGATGTGGGTCAATCGGCAATCATTGTGGTTGCGACTATCCAGTCGTTCAATGTGAAGGAGAAAACCCAGCGCAACGTCTACTCTTTTGATGAAAACTTCGCCCGCCACTTCCAGGGGCTCACGCCGCAGCAGGAAGAACGATTGGACAAAGTCACCGAGGCCGATCTTGCCGCGCAACCGTACCTGACCGCGTCCGACCTGGGGCGGGTTAAATCATCTCTTGCCAACTGGCTTACCTTGCACAAACCAATTGTGATTGTCGATGAAGCCCACAATAACCGAACGGATCAGGCGTTCCGAACCTTAAAAAATCTGCAACCCGCCTGCGTGATCGAACTGACGGCAACCCCAGCGGACAATAGCAATGTCCTGTACCATGTAGGTGCCAGTGCCTTGCAGCGTGAGGATATGATCAAGCTGCCGATTGTTCTGATGGAGCACCCGACCGGCTGGAAGGATGCTGTTCGTGACGCCATCCTCACCAGAGACCGGCTGGAAACCCTTGCGGCAAAGGAGACGGAGTTTATCCGTCCAGTACTGCTGTTCCAGGCGGAACCGAAGAATGGCGAAGTCACCGTTGAGAAGTTGTTGGAACATCTCGTCAGCCCGGATGGGGAGAAGCTGGAGAGAAAGCAGATTGCCGTTGCTACCGGCGATCAGAAGGAACTTGATGGCATTGTGCTGGCCGATCCGCTCTGCCCGATCCGCTACGTCATCACGGTCGAGGCCCTGAAGGAAGGGTGGGATTGCCCCTTTGCCTACGTGCTTTGCGGCCTGCAGGACATGAAAAGCTCGAAGGATGTGGAGCAGATTCTGGGACGAGTGCTGCGGATGCCCTATGCCAAGGCACGCCAACAGATTGAACTCTCGAAAGCCTATGCTCACATGGTTTCAAGCGTCACGGCGCGGGTTGCCGATCAATTGGCTGACCGTCTGGTGAACAACATGGGCTTCGAAGCCTATGAGGCGGCCCTGGCAATTGCTCCCGCTCAAACGGCATTGCCGCTGCCTCAAGGTGGCGAACAGCCACGTCCCAAACCCGCTGAGGCCGTCATCTCTCTACCGGCAGCTCCGACGCAGGCTGTTCCCGAAGATCTGAAGCAGAGTATTGAGATACGTCCGACCACCGGCGGCGCAACGGCAATAGTTCGCGGAGAGCTGTCCGAGAAGGTTGAAGAGTTCTTGCTGACTGCCTGCAATGCCAAGCATCAGCAGACGATCAAGGACTCCATCGAGCGCGAACGGACCCGACAGGCGGCACTACTGGCTCCGTCGGCACGGGGCGTTCGCTTTGCGCCGCTGCCACAGCTCTGCCTTGACTGGGACGGTGAGTTGCAGCCGGTCGAAAAGCGCATCCTCTCCGAACTGGGGAAGTTCGACCTTTTCAGTGAACCCATTGCACTGGCAGGATTCACGATACGGGAGCGCGGGACGGCGTTCGAAATCGATCTTGATGGCGGCAAGGTAGTTTACGAGCTGGCAAACGCTGAACAACTGCATCTGAATGAAATTGCCACTCATGCCACTGAAAATGACCTTGTACGCTGGCTGGATCGGGAATGCCGCCAGAAGGATGTTGGGCAGGCTGTGCTGCTCAAGTGGCTGCTGGCTGTTGTCCGTCACCTGCAAGCAGACCGTGGCTTCAGTTTGACTGCCCTGGTTCGCGCAAAATACCCGCTTGCCGAAGCAATCCGCCGTGAGATTGATCGCCGCAGGGATAATGCCGTTGCCTCGGGCTTTCAGAAGTCCTTGCCCGGGTTCCTGGCAGCTCCCCAGCTTGAAGACAGCTTCAGCTATGCCTTCAATTTTCATCCTACCCATTATCCGGCCCGGCCACCGTACTATTCCGGCCGCTACCGCTTCAAGAAACACTATTACCCGGTAATCCATGATCTTCGTGAAAAACGCGCCGATGGTACTCCGGCAGAAGAGTTCGTCTGTGCCCGGGCGCTGGACATGCATCCGGCTGTCAAGCATTGGGTGCGCAACGTGGAGAAGGAAGACCGCTTCTCATTCTGGCTGCCGACCTCCACGGATTACTTTTATCCAGATTTTGTCTGTGAACTGACCGACGGGCGCGTGCTGGTTGTCGAATACAAGGGAGAGCCTTACAAGACGAATGACGATTCTAGGGAGAAATCCCAGGTAGGGCATCAATGGGAGAATTCCAGCAACGGCAAGTGCTTATTCCTGTTTGCGGTTCAGCAGGATGAGCAAGGCCGGAATGTCGAGCAGCAGATAGAACATGCATTACTTGACTGTAATTTGGCGACTAAGGAGAGAACCGTATGAGTGAAATTCACTGGGACAAAAAGAACATTCTCTTCATTGCCAATGAATCACATGAGGTTGCTGAAGCCCCTGATGAAAAAGCTCTTCGCAAAATAATTGAACCATGGTTAACGGCGGTTTTTCAAAGCGAGCATCTGTCATTGTTGCTCGGAACTGGAATAACTACGGGTATCTGTTTGGATGCTGGGGTTAAGCCGCAAGCCATGGGACGGATTGAGTTTACGACCAGGAGAGAGGAAATCAAGCAATTCGCTGCAGTAGAAGCCCGGTCGATGGGCCGTGGCAATGCCAATTTTGAAGACGATTTGCGCACTGCTATGGAGCTGCTGAAAGGTTTGAAGATTCTCTCTAATACGGAGGCTACCGCGCTAGAATCTGAAATAAACGAGAAGCTTAGAGGGCTTATTGAAAATCTAGTTGAAAATGAATCTAGTGTTTTATCGGCTGGCAACGGAGCAAAAGCCCTCGCTCTTCTCAAGCGATTTTTGATCAGCTTTGCCAGTAGAACGGCCACTCGCGACCGTCTTCATATATTCACTACTAATTATGACAGGTTTGTTGAATACGCTCTGGATGAAGCTGGAATCTATACCTTGGATCGCTTCGTTGGCAAGCTTAACCCGGTCATGCGAATGCATAAGATGGAGCTGGATTATCATTACAATCCACCAGGTATCCGTGGCGAACCGCGTTATGTGGAAGGAGTAGCTCGGTATACAAAACTTCATGGCTCGCTGGATTGGGGTTTCAATGATGCTGAGATCCATCGAATACCGTTACCTTTTGGCAACAAGCTTCGTGAAGAGGATTTGCAGAACCCTGCGGATACTGTAGTCATCTATCCCAACTCATCCAAAGGAATCGATACCGCATTTTTCCCGTATTCAGAACTCTTCAGGGATTTTTCTACCGCAACCTGTCGGCCAAATTCTGTGTTAGTTACCTATGGCTATGGTTTTGGCGATTCTCACATCAACACAATAATTGCCGATATGATAAGCATTCCCTCCACCCATCTGGTGATCATCTCCTACGATCTGGCAGACGGGCGTATTCAAAAGTTTGTAGAAGGTTGCAACAGGTCCCAACTGACTTTGCTTATCGGCGATCACCTGGGTAGTGTCCGCTCCCTCACCGAGAATTATCTGCCTAAATCGGCCATTGATCGCATATCCAACCGGAAACATGAGATCTTGGAAAAGCGCGGACGTGATGATAGCTCATTCGTTCAAGCAGGCGAAAAGCCATGAGTAAGGAGTTCGAATACATACGTAATCAGGCCATCGGTACGGTGGAATATGTGTCACCTCGTGAAATCAAGGTGTTGCTGGAGATCAATGCACCACAGAATACAGCAATTAATACCGGTGTTCCTCAGCTGTTCCCTAAGATCAACGGCTTTATTTTGATTCCGAACGAATCCGGAGCGTTAGTGGGGATTGTTTCGTGGATGGGGGTCGAGTATTCACCTTATCCCAAGCGCAAGGGCTATAAAGACTTTGATCTGATTGACCTGCCGTTTCCACTTAGAAAGTTGTCCGTTAGCCCCCTCGGAATTTTGAAAGAAGAGGATGGAAGATTTGAGATTGAACGAGGTGTATACAACTATCCTTCTGTGGGCGATGTAGTAGTAGTGCCGAATCAGGACCAACTGCGGGCCATAGTGCAAAACAAAGATGCGCACGCTAAAGTCAAAATAGGAATTTCGCCTTTGGCGGCTAATGCGCCTGTTTACGTTAGTCCAGATCGGGTCTTTGGGCGACATGTCGCGATATTGGGAAATACTGGTAGCGGTAAATCATGCTCCGTTGCGGGGCTGATCCGCTGGTCATTAGAACAGGCGAAAAGTGAGTTGTCGGAAGGGAAAACGCTCAATTCACGATTCATCATCCTTGATCCGAATGGAGAATATGGCGAGGCTTTTCACGGTTTGGGAACGGTACGTCGTTTTCAGGTTCTCCTGAATGAATCCGCAACTACAGAGATTCGGCAACTTAAAGTCCCAAGTTGGATATGGAATAGCTATGAATGGAGTTCAATAGCTCAGGCAAGTGGAAAAACACAGAGGCCGCTGTTGCGGCGTACATTGAGAGAGGTCCGTAGTAATTTACCTGCTTCCGAGGATTCATATGCTAGCCTTCGTCGGTATTACTCAAGCTGTCTGATTGAACTCAACAACGATCTCCGCAAAGGTACATCAGCTTTTAAAGGTAAGCCTGGGAAAAATGAGTTTGGAAAAAAACTACAAAGTATGGCTACTGATGCCAGCAAAGATTGCGAGACGCTAGAAGATGGAGATATAAAAACTGCATTACAGACGCTTCAAACAGCCCTAACGGCATGTGCAAAAAGGAAGCATAGGACGTTT contains:
- a CDS encoding SIR2 family protein, whose translation is MSEIHWDKKNILFIANESHEVAEAPDEKALRKIIEPWLTAVFQSEHLSLLLGTGITTGICLDAGVKPQAMGRIEFTTRREEIKQFAAVEARSMGRGNANFEDDLRTAMELLKGLKILSNTEATALESEINEKLRGLIENLVENESSVLSAGNGAKALALLKRFLISFASRTATRDRLHIFTTNYDRFVEYALDEAGIYTLDRFVGKLNPVMRMHKMELDYHYNPPGIRGEPRYVEGVARYTKLHGSLDWGFNDAEIHRIPLPFGNKLREEDLQNPADTVVIYPNSSKGIDTAFFPYSELFRDFSTATCRPNSVLVTYGYGFGDSHINTIIADMISIPSTHLVIISYDLADGRIQKFVEGCNRSQLTLLIGDHLGSVRSLTENYLPKSAIDRISNRKHEILEKRGRDDSSFVQAGEKP
- a CDS encoding DEAD/DEAH box helicase — protein: MFKLKDYQEQSLTALDNYFRQLRINGLNPAWQQCAPLQEKQGQTWQVPYNSEALGDIPAVCVRIPTGGGKTFLAAHAVAHTGKTLLDTDAPVALWLVPSDAIRSQTLAALSAPRHPCRTALAEYFGERIRVCALDDLTTVGPQDVGQSAIIVVATIQSFNVKEKTQRNVYSFDENFARHFQGLTPQQEERLDKVTEADLAAQPYLTASDLGRVKSSLANWLTLHKPIVIVDEAHNNRTDQAFRTLKNLQPACVIELTATPADNSNVLYHVGASALQREDMIKLPIVLMEHPTGWKDAVRDAILTRDRLETLAAKETEFIRPVLLFQAEPKNGEVTVEKLLEHLVSPDGEKLERKQIAVATGDQKELDGIVLADPLCPIRYVITVEALKEGWDCPFAYVLCGLQDMKSSKDVEQILGRVLRMPYAKARQQIELSKAYAHMVSSVTARVADQLADRLVNNMGFEAYEAALAIAPAQTALPLPQGGEQPRPKPAEAVISLPAAPTQAVPEDLKQSIEIRPTTGGATAIVRGELSEKVEEFLLTACNAKHQQTIKDSIERERTRQAALLAPSARGVRFAPLPQLCLDWDGELQPVEKRILSELGKFDLFSEPIALAGFTIRERGTAFEIDLDGGKVVYELANAEQLHLNEIATHATENDLVRWLDRECRQKDVGQAVLLKWLLAVVRHLQADRGFSLTALVRAKYPLAEAIRREIDRRRDNAVASGFQKSLPGFLAAPQLEDSFSYAFNFHPTHYPARPPYYSGRYRFKKHYYPVIHDLREKRADGTPAEEFVCARALDMHPAVKHWVRNVEKEDRFSFWLPTSTDYFYPDFVCELTDGRVLVVEYKGEPYKTNDDSREKSQVGHQWENSSNGKCLFLFAVQQDEQGRNVEQQIEHALLDCNLATKERTV